A DNA window from Daucus carota subsp. sativus chromosome 3, DH1 v3.0, whole genome shotgun sequence contains the following coding sequences:
- the LOC108211083 gene encoding probably inactive leucine-rich repeat receptor-like protein kinase IMK2, with translation MKMIQSHQSSISKLSNLVFKLAHFIVLLELLIFTIQPVSSQEWDGVIVTQADYQALQAFKQTLIDPKGFLKSWNDSGFGACSGGWEGIKCAQGQVIVIQLPWRELSGKITDKIAQFQALRKLSLHNNFIGGPIPVGLGFLPNLRGVQLFNNRFSGSIPASLGLCRSLQTLDLANNSLTGNIPASLANSSKLFMLNVSFNSLSGLIPTSLMQSSSLKFLALQNNNLSGPISDSWGEPSGINVSRIQLLTLDHNAFTGSIPASLVQLKEIQVLTLSHNKFSGEIPSEIGGLSKLKTLDFSFNSINGSLPISLSNLSSLTFLNLESNNLDNNITESIGELHNLTVLNLRNNHFVGEIPGSIGKIVSLGQLDVAHNNLTGGIPVSLGDLPNLKSFNVSYNDLSGPVPILLSQKFNSSAFVGNLQLCGYSDSTLCPVSPSPSEEKKKDHGNKLSTKDIILIAAGALLVVLLLLCCILLCCLFRRRTESKGKDSEAATRAVPPPSGDKQVPPTASEVEAGGSGGNGGKLVHFDGPIVFTAEDLLCATAEIMGKSTYGTVYKGTLEDGNQVAVKRLREKLTKNQKEFEKEVNVIGKIRHPNLLAMRAYYMGPKGEKLLVFDYMPKGSLTTFLHARSPDTPINWLTRMKIMQEIAKGLLHLHNNANMIHGNLTSSNVVLDEHTNAKVADFGLSRLMTAAANSNVIATAGALGYRAPELSKIKKANRKTDVYSLGVIILELLTGKSPGEGADLPQWVASIVKEEWTNEVFDLELMKDASAIGDELLNTLKLALHCVDPSPSSRPEVQEVLQQLEEIRSDTTPTSSDEAGAGTSTAV, from the exons atgaagatgattcAGTCACACCAGTCAAGCATTTCAAAGTTGTCAAACCTTGTTTTTAAATTAGCCCATTTTATAGTTTTGCTTGAGCTACTAATTTTCACCATTCAACCAGTCTCAAGCCAGGAATGGGATGGTGTAATTGTGACTCAAGCAGATTACCAAGCACTTCAGGCCTTCAAGCAAACCTTGATAGATCCCAAAGGCTTCTTGAAGAGCTGGAATGACAGTGGTTTTGGAGCCTGTTCTGGAGGCTGGGAAGGGATCAAATGTGCTCAAGGCCAAGTTATTGTGATCCAGCTTCCATGGAGAGAACTAAGTGGTAAAATAACCGATAAGATTGCGCAGTTTCAAGCTCTAAGAAAGCTCAGTCTCCACAATAATTTCATTGGAGGCCCTATTCCAGTGGGATTAGGCTTTCTTCCAAATCTCAGAGGAGTTCAGCTATTCAACAATCGGTTTTCTGGTTCGATCCCAGCCTCACTGGGCCTATGTCGAAGTCTTCAAACACTTGATCTTGCTAATAATTCTCTCACAGGCAACATTCCAGCTAGTCTTGCAAACTCTAGTAAGCTTTTCATGCTCAATGTTAGCTTTAACTCATTGTCTGGTTTAATCCCCACTAGTCTTATGCAATCATCTAGTCTCAAATTCTTGGCTCTTCAAAACAACAATCTTTCTGGCCCAATTTCAGATTCTTGGGGAGAACCATCAGGTATAAATGTCTCTCGCATTCAATTGTTAACACTTGATCATAATGCTTTTACCGGAAGCATACCGGCTTCTTTAGTCCAGTTGAAAGAGATTCAAGTACTTACATTGAGTCATAACAAATTTAGTGGGGAAATACCAAGTGAGATTGGTGGACTTTCCAAGCTTAAAACTTTAGATTTCTCTTTTAATTCCATCAATGGAAGCTTACCCATTAGCCTATCGAATCTATCTTCACTCACTTTCTTGAATCTTGAAAGCAACAATCTTGATAACAATATCACAGAGAGTATAGGTGAGTTGCATAACCTTACAGTCCTCAACTTGAGGAATAACCATTTTGTTGGTGAAATTCCTGGCTCTATTGGGAAAATTGTTAGTCTCGGACAACTCGATGTTGCTCATAATAATCTAACAGGTGGAATCCCTGTTTCCCTTGGTGATTTACCCAATCTTAAGTCTTTCAATGTTTCATATAATGACCTCTCTGGCCCTGTTCCAATTCTGCTTTCCCAAAAATTCAATTCGAGTGCTTTTGTGGGTAATCTTCAGCTCTGCGGCTATAGTGATTCGACGTTGTGTCCTGTGTCTCCCTCCCCATCAGAGGAGAAAAAGAAAGACCATGGAAACAAATTAAGCACCAAAGATATTATTCTCATTGCAGCTGGGGCTTTGTTGGTAGTGTTACTGTTGCTGTGTTGTATACTGCTCTGCTGCTTGTTCAGGAGGAGAACAGAGTCGAAAGGAAAAGATAGTGAGGCTGCCACAAGGGCGGTTCCTCCTCCAAGTGGCGATAAGCAGGTCCCCCCCACTGCAAGTGAAGTTGAAGCTGGGGGaagtggaggaaatggtggaaaacTTGTCCATTTTGATGGACCTATAGTTTTTACAGCTGAGGATTTGTTGTGTGCCACAGCTGagattatgggaaagagtactTACGGAACAGTTTATAAGGGCACGCTGGAAGATGGCAATCAAGTAGCGGTGAAGAGATTGAGAGAAAAGCTGACAAAGAatcagaaggaatttgagaaggAGGTTAATGTGATTGGGAAAATCCGACATCCTAATCTTTTGGCTATGAGGGCGTATTATATGGGACCTAAAGGAGAAAAACTTCTTGTCTTTGATTATATGCCAAAAGGAAGTCTTACAACATTTCTCCATG CTCGAAGCCCTGACACGCCTATCAATTGGCTAACAAGAATGAAGATTATGCAAGAAATTGCAAAGGGCTTGTTACACCTCCACAATAATGCGAATATGATCCATGGGAATCTTACGTCGAGCAATGTTGTGCTTGATGAGCACACAAATGCCAAGGTTGCAGATTTTGGGCTATCTCGGCTGATGACAGCTGCTGCCAACTCTAATGTGATTGCAACAGCAGGAGCTTTAGGTTACCGAGCACCAGAGCTATCAAAGATCAAGAAAGCAAACAGGAAGACAGATGTATACAGCCTCGGAGTTATCATACTTGAACTTCTAACTGGGAAGTCTCCGGGGGAGGGAGCAGACCTGCCTCAATGGGTAGCTTCCATTGTAAAGGAGGAATGGACAAATGAGGTATTTGACTTGGAACTGATGAAAGATGCATCTGCAATAGGCGATGAATTGTTAAATACATTGAAACTGGCTTTGCATTGTGTTGATCCTTCGCCTTCATCGAGGCCAGAAGTTCAGGAAGTTCTTCAGCAGCTTGAGGAGATCAGATCAGATACCACCCCGACTTCTAGTGATGAAGCAGGAGCTGGCACTTCAACAGCTGTCTGA